NNNNNNNNNNNNNNNNNNNNNNNNNNNNNNNNNNNNNNNNNNNNNNNNNNNNNNNNNNNNNNNNNNNNNNNNNNNNNNNNNNNNNNNNNNNNNNNNNNNNNNNNNNNNNNNNNNNNNNNNNNNNNNNNNNNNNNNNNNNNNNNNNNNNNNNNNNNNNNNNNNNNNNNNNNNNNNNNNNNNNNNNNNNNNNNNNNNNNNNNNNNNNNNNNNNNNNNNNNNNNNNNNNNNNNNNNNNNNNNNNNNNNNNNNNNNNNNNNNNNNNNNNNNNNNNNNNNNNNNNNNNNNNNNNNNNNNNNNNNNNNNNNNNNNNNNNNNNNNNNNNNNNNNNNNNNNNNNNNNNNNNNNNNNNNNNNNNNNNNNNNNNNNNNNNNNNNNNNNNNNNNNNNNNNNNNNNNNNNNNNNNNNNNNNNNNNNNNNNNNNNNNNNNNNNNNNNNNNNNNNNNNNNNNNNNNNNNNNNNNNNNNNNNNNNNNNNNNNNNNNNNNNNNNNNNNNNNNNNNNNNNNNNNNNNNNNNNNNNNNNNNNNNNNNNNNNNNNNNNNNNNNNNNNNNNNNNNNNNNNNNNNNNNNNNNNNNNNNNNNNNNNNNNNNNNNNNNNNNNNNNNNNNNNNNNNNNNNNNNNNNNNNNNNNNNNNNNNNNNNNNNNNNNNNNNNNNNNNNNNNNNNNNNNNNNNNNNNNNNNNNNNNNNNNNNNNNNNNNNNNNNNNNNNNNNNNNNNNNNNNNNNNNNNNNNNNNNNNNNNNNNNNNNNNNNNNNNNNNNNNNNNNNNNNNNNNNNNNNNNNNNNNNNNNNNNNNNNNNNNNNNNNNNNNNNNNNNNNNNNNNNNNNNNNNNNNNNNNNNNNNNNNNNNNNNNNNNNNNNNNNNNNNNNNNNNNNNNNNNNNNNNNNNNNNNNNNNNNNNNNNNNNNNNNNNNNNNNNNNNNNNNNNNNNNNNNNNNNNNNNNNNNNNNNNNNNNNNNNNNNNNNNNNNNNNNNNNNNNNNNNNNNNNNNNNNNNNNNNNNNNNNNNNNNNNNNNNNNNNNNNNNNNNNNNNNNNNNNNNNNNNNNNNNNNNNNNNNNNNNNNNNNNNNNNNNNNNNNNNNNNNNNNNNNNNNNNNNNNNNNNNNNNNNNNNNNNNNNNNNNNNNNNNNNNNNNNNNNNNNNNNNNNNNNNNNNNNNNNNNNNNNNNNNNNNNNNNNNNNNNNNNNNNNNNNNNNNNNNNNNNNNNNNNNNNNNNNNNNNNNNNNNNNNNNNNNNNNNNNNNNNNNNNNNNNNNNNNNNNNNNNNNNNNNNNNNNNNNNNNNNNNNNNNNNNNNNNNNNNNNNNNNNNNNCTGAACGCAGCTCCCTTACTGCCTGCCTCTGGCCCAGCTGAAGGTTTAACTCCCACTGGTCTGTAATGACAACGTGATTACACTGGATCAGGGGGTCCATTAGAGTCCCACAGTGGTAATATTGCCctcagacagagaggggacattcctgtagtcagtatATTTACGGAGGAAGTACAGGAAAAAGCTCTGTATGATGCTACAGTTTTCCTAAGGACCATAAGGAAAtcaggtaacactttacattgtgGTTTATTTTACCTCAGTGATTCCCAACCCTGATCCTCCAGTAACCCCAACTGTACACATTcatattgtaaccctggacaagcacacctgtgtttatccagggctacaacaaaactgtgtaatgttgggggtactggaggaccagggttgggaatcACTGTTTTAACTGAGTGATTTCACCAACCATCTGTAATAGCCCATTATCACCAGCAAGTAGCACTGTTGTACAGATATACAAAATGCTAGAACGCTAATATAACAATGCATGCCATTTAGCGGGCGCATTTATCCAACAtcacttacagtcatgtgtgcttACATTACaggtatgggtggtcctgggaattgaacccactactcTGGCGTTACAAGCACaatgctctaccaattgagctacaaaggaccacctTTGGTTACAACTAAATATACTaaattgcaaaaataaaaataaaataaaaaatacacccacacaaacacacactttaaaTTAAGACAAAAGACAACACATTTTTGCTTTTCAATGGTAAGTCAGCAGGTAAACGTTTTATTATGCCTGCACATCCTTGCAAAACAGAAGGTTAGTATATCAAACAATTAAGAGTTTTTTTCTGTTCATTTTCTTACATATAAAATCACTATAAAATGTCACTATGATACTGTTCCACTGTAACATCTCTCTGTGGACTTCTTAATTAAACATTCACACGATAAACCGATTGCTACGCCATACCCTCTTCCTCAGTACAAAATTCTTGGCCAACCACATCTCTGTGTCCATGGTTACACCCGTAATGACACAGGACGGCCCGGTATGAGGGAGAATACTTTCTAAAATCGACAGAAATCTTCTCCTTTGAAACAATATAAGACAATTTTCTGTCAAAGAAAATAAAAGGACtgaataaataaaggtaaataactcctctctgtctgtcagtgaccCAGACAGTGACGTCACAGCCAACTTCCCTCATGTAAGGCAGCCATTTTGACCAGGCCAGTACAGGCAGTGTGGGACACCATTGGGGGACTAGCTAAAAAGCACATGGTAGTGACTACATACTGTGTTTGTGCTCTGAAAATACTAGCATAGGCTGATACAGACAGAAAACATGATTTGACCTCTTCGTACATTCTCTCACATTCAAAGTAAACAGCAACAGGATGGCTAGTTGGTGGGGCGGCGCAGACATAGGATGATTGGCACCTCAGATTTTGTGATGTCGCCTGGATGAGTTATCAGAGAAATGTGGTACAATGCATGATGGGTAACTTACTCCCCCCCGGACAGACGGAAAAAGTCTTTGCATCTTTAGTGTGTCTGTGGGGGTGTTGGACGAGTCCATTCTGGGATACAGCAGGGGGTTGTACAGGGGATGGATGAGTCCATTTTAGGGGACGGTGACATGGAAGGGGCTGCCGGGGACATTTTCATCCCCCCATTTGACAATGAGGATGTAGTTGCCCTGTTCTTTGACGGTGTAGGTGACGTTGTACATCCTGTTGCCCAGGTGTTTAACGTAGACCTCTTCACACGGGGTCTTGGGTCCGTGTACCCCCACCATCAACATGTTAGTTCCTATAAGGGAAGCAATACGGCAACATTAAGTATTTGTGTGAGTGTATCTGCGTGTGTATACTTTGTATGTGGGTGCATTTGTAcacgtgtgtgtctgcgtgtgtgtctgtgtgtgtgtctgcgtgtgtgtctgcgtgtgtgtctgcgtgtgtgcgcacctgtgtgtatgaccattgcctctCACCTGCTTTGCTGCAGTCCACTGTGAAGGTGTTCTTCTGCTCTACAAAGGCCGTTGATAGGCCGGCGCCCCGGGAGACCACCTTACTGGCATCCGAAGAGAACTTAGGGCCATAGGCCACGCCCATCGACGACGAGATGACGACGTCTTGGTTAACAGTCTCCACAAGACGGACAGGTTTCATGTAGACTGTGACCCAGAGAGacgagcacagagagagagaagggagagagagagagagagaagggagagagagtgaggttgcATAAGAGGGGTTGCGTAAGATCTATAATCACAACTGGCATGTTGCATAATCTCTCCTCATataaaacataaacacacacagcttaGGAGCCCTCTGCAAAAATACAGAATGTCTAATATAATAGGAGGGTGTAGAGGCTAGGGACTCTTCCAACTCATTACACCAAGCCTCCACAAGGTCTGAGGACTCTTTAGTagaccagtacacacacacttgccaTCTCTCCAACAACACATTCTAGACTCAACACTGAAACGTTAGTGTCTGGGTAGCGTTGCTCTATAGAGGACTTACCTGTGACTTTAGCCTTGAAGGGGCTGCCTACGATGTGGGATGGTCCCCCGTATTTGATGGTGATGAGATAGCTGCCGGGGGCCATGGGTGTGTAAGTGACCTTGTAACCCTCGGAACTATCCTGACAGTCCATCTTGACCTTGGACGGCCCatcgatggtcactgacagagcacCCGACCCCGCATTACATGTGTTCACTACAAAGTCTGATGCCACGCCTACAGGAAGGGAGGGGATAGAGATGGACAGGGAAAACGTCCAATCAGAGGTGAGTTAGAAGAGACATGTGAGCCAGTATTGGTcatttatacattttgtgtatttttccttacagtagcctataggcctTCTTTGGGTATCTGAAATGACCTAATTACTGAACTGTGTTAAAATTCTAATAAACACATAACGTATTTGTCTACCttattgtatgtgtttgtgtggttaCAACACAATGTTCCTCATACCTGTAGTTCCTCCTTCCAGCCCAGGTCCGAAGGCAGACACCATTCCCGGGTCTCCGACCTGTCCGATCTCTCCCACGCGGATCTTGAAGGGACTACCGGGAATGTGGCTCCCGTTGAAACGCACTTCGATGGAGTGGACTCCGTTCTCCCTCGGGATAAACCGGATGGCGTGCTGGTCTGCAGGGGAACAGGAAGGGGAAGGTTAAAATGGCCGACATTTTACAATATTCACAATTTACTTACTGAACCTTTCATTTAGTAAGACTTGCAATTGAGATGACCGTATTTATATTGTAGGATGAGCACCTGGTGCTTTGGTTGTACTAGCCCTCTGTTGTACTAGCCCTCTATTGTACTAGCCCTCTGTTGTACTAGCCCTACTGTAAAATACTACTACTGCATGTACTGCTGGTTCTTGACGTGATGTGTTTTCTTAATTATCAAAGGAATTGAATCGATCTGGTGGAAAAGGCAGTATCTTGGATATTTTCTGTACTGTATAGTTGTGAGTTGTTGTATTGTCAGTTTGTTCAGTGCTATGTCTTACCGCTGTCCAGCTCAGTAACGTAACACTCCTCTACAGCTCCGGKRGGGGTGTGAACCTTAGCATCTATCAACCCCCTCGCCCCGTTCAACTGCACTGCGAACGACGCCTCCTGGCCCACCTTCAACCCCATCTCCTTCAATCGCAAAAGTTAAAGGTCAATGATCTAATAAGCCCCATGTGGTCAGACTGATGACAGGGTGTTGGGTAACACATTTCCTCTAAAGCAGAAgcagctaataataataattatccaACCATCTCACCCCCcaacttgacacacacacacacacacacacacacacacacacacgacacacacacacaccacacacacacacatggcgcTGCATATAAGATTTTAGAGTGGGCCTGCCAAATCTAGGTCCACTAATAAAACTATTCATAGCTAATCTTAATTCATTTACAAACTCAAATATAGATGACGTTCCACCTCTGGCTTAATCTAAGAAGAGTTATGACAGGTGTGTCTATTCATATAATGCCAGGAACTCTGCCCTCCGTATAATACCATTCCAGTCCTCGCTAAATTAATGACAGACATCAGAATAAGGTctggaaattgccaagaaactgaatatcttgTTACAACGCTGGTACTACTCACTTCACAGAACAGGcggcaaactgtctctaaccagaatagaaagaggagtggaggccccggtgcacaactggcaagggacaagtacattagatgtctagtttgagaaacagacacctcacaagttctCACTGGCagctcattaaatagtacccgccaaACACCAGTCTCACGTCAACAGTAAGAGGCGagctccgggatgctggcattctagcagagttgcaaagaaaaaagccatatctcagactggccaataaaaagaaagattaagctgggcaaaaaaacacagacactggacagaggaactcggccctagaaggccagcatcccggagtcgcctcttcactgttgacgttgagactggtgttttgagggtacaaTTTAATGAGCGTCTGTTCTCAAACCGGGGGAGACatttctaatgtacttgtccttctTGCTCTATGTTGCAacccagggcctcccactcctctttctattctggttaagaGCCAGTTCTGTTCTGGAAGgaaatagtacacagcgttgtacgagattctTTCAGTTCTTGGCATTTAATCGCAtggaaatagccttcattttctcagaacaagaatagctgGACGGGTTTCAgagaaaggtatttgtttctggccatttgagcctgtaatcaacccAACCAAAGTGATGCGTCCATATATTATCTTAggcctaaagaaggccagttttattgcttctttaatcagtacaacagttttagctgcgctaacataattgcccCAAAAGGGTCTCTAATGTTAATTAGCCTTTCAATTATTAAACTTGGATTAAGCTAACACAAcgttgccattggaacacaggagtgatggttgctgataatagggcttcgtgtatgcctatgtagatttCCATTAAAAACCAGCCTTTTCAGCTacaaagtcatttacaacattatcaatgtctacactgttatttctgatcaacttgatgttattttaatgcacaaaaaaaaaaaaaatctttcaaaaaggtaggtatatgtgtgtgtggtggttggctTTGGTGTGTCTTAACCTGTAGGCTAGAGTGACTGTAAGGCGGCGGGTTATCAAGGACAGGTAGTGGCGGATGGGAACTACGAAGGGACTGTCTGGATGTGCTCATCATTAAACTTAATGGACACCTCATAGtcacctggaggaggagaggcagataGAAGGACATTCAACCTTGTATTTAGGATATAGAATATGTTCCAGTATGTCTTGTGTACGTTTAGATGGAATTTAGTGTGTATAATATGTTGTGCTGACCTGGTTCTGCACCACATAGGCCACCCGCAGCAACCATCTCCTGTTTCAAAGCTGACTCTGCCTTACTGGGCCCTCTACAGCGATGGACAGAACCTTCCTGCAACCAAGCCTGCTCTGCCTCCAGATAACTAAACTCAGCTACAGGGAACACATACAGTCAGTTAACAGTATATGCAAAAGGAAAGAAGCatgaagttaggaaccaataacATAGGCAGTTaggaagcaaaggctagctttttcaaaacagaaattgcatcctgcagcacaaaacTCCAAAAAAGTTATggggcactgtaaagtccatagagaataagagcaacctcctcccagctgcccactgccacTGCGGTGGgatacactgtcaccaccaataaatccatgcATAATTGAGAATTTCCAATATAGCATTTTTCTACGGATGGCCagcttccacctggccacccctaccttTCAAACagtcctgcaccccccacagcaacttgcccaagcctcccccatttctccttcacaccaaatccagatagctgatgttctgaaagagcgcaaaaatctggaaccctacaaatcagcagggctaggaCATAAGGACCCTTCTTATTCA
This window of the Salvelinus sp. IW2-2015 linkage group LG24, ASM291031v2, whole genome shotgun sequence genome carries:
- the LOC112067846 gene encoding LOW QUALITY PROTEIN: filamin-B-like (The sequence of the model RefSeq protein was modified relative to this genomic sequence to represent the inferred CDS: inserted 3 bases in 2 codons); protein product: MREVRVEESTAGRGKPLLQGPCFGEFLGSQSLTGFSGIPATTRTAQEGVPIQVPRGPKEDTATGDQSGVRRRTQRIIDGEGPAPQRPFQSPRRMGPTRHVKTGASTSGEPLPSSPWGPWESYSSTAPSPKKLPRVKRAEVTDGIVWRRGGSENQQQQERHHDCQRKVGLRLTWGTHKPARAEFSYLEAEQAWLQEGSVHRCRGPSKAESALKQEMVAAGGLCGAEPGDYEVSIKFNDEHXPDSPFVVPIRHYLSLITRRLTVTRLKEMGLKVGQEASFAVQLNGARGLIDAKVHTPXGAVEECYVTELDSDQHAIRFIPRENGVHSIEVRFNGSHIPGSPFKIRVGEIGQVGDPGMVSAFGPGLEGGTTGVASDFVVNTCNAGSGALSVTIDGPSKVKMDCQDSSEGYKVTYTPMAPGSYLITIKYGGPSHIVGSPFKAKVTGKSVSLGHSLHETCPXLVETVNQDVVISSSMGVAYGPKFSSDASKVVSRGAGLSTAFVEQKNTFTVDCSKAGTNMLMVGVHGPKTPCEEVYVKHLGNRMYNVTYTVKEQGNYILIVKWGDENVPGSPFHVTVP